A region of Bacillus cabrialesii DNA encodes the following proteins:
- the ytbE gene encoding aldo/keto reductase YtbE, with amino-acid sequence MTTHLQATATLYNGVKMPWFGLGVFQVEEGSELVNAVKTAIAHGYRSIDTAAIYGNEAGVGEGLRQGIEEAGISREDLFITSKVWNADLGYEETLAAFETSLSKLGLDYLDLYLIHWPVEGKYKEAWRALETLYKEGRVKAIGVSNFQIHHLEDLMAAAEMKPMINQVEFHPRLTQKELMAYCQKQGIQMEAWSPLMQGQLLDHPVLADIAQAYNKSVAQIILRWDLQHGVITIPKSTKEHRIKENASVFDFELTQDDMNRIDALNENLRVGPDPDNFDF; translated from the coding sequence ATGACAACACATTTACAAGCAACTGCAACACTTTATAACGGAGTAAAAATGCCTTGGTTCGGCCTTGGCGTCTTCCAAGTGGAAGAAGGATCTGAACTGGTAAACGCGGTTAAAACTGCAATTGCCCATGGATATCGCAGTATCGATACAGCCGCTATCTACGGAAATGAAGCTGGAGTCGGAGAAGGGCTTCGGCAAGGCATTGAAGAAGCAGGGATTTCAAGAGAGGATCTGTTTATTACATCGAAAGTATGGAATGCGGATCTAGGATACGAGGAAACACTCGCCGCATTTGAAACAAGCCTGTCAAAACTCGGTTTGGATTATTTAGATCTATATCTTATCCACTGGCCTGTAGAAGGAAAATATAAAGAAGCTTGGAGAGCGCTTGAAACGCTGTATAAAGAAGGCCGTGTCAAAGCGATCGGCGTGAGCAACTTCCAAATCCATCATCTTGAAGACCTGATGGCTGCTGCTGAAATGAAGCCCATGATCAACCAAGTGGAATTTCACCCGCGCCTTACACAAAAAGAGCTGATGGCATACTGCCAAAAACAAGGCATCCAGATGGAAGCTTGGTCACCTTTAATGCAGGGGCAGCTGCTGGATCACCCTGTACTGGCAGACATCGCTCAAGCCTATAACAAATCCGTGGCACAAATCATTTTGCGCTGGGATCTGCAGCATGGCGTTATTACGATTCCTAAATCAACGAAGGAACACCGCATTAAAGAAAATGCCAGCGTATTTGACTTTGAGTTAACACAGGATGATATGAACCGAATTGATGCGCTGAATGAAAACCTGCGCGTCGGTCCTGATCCCGACAACTTTGATTTTTAA
- the ytxC gene encoding putative sporulation protein YtxC translates to MLEIIFEDDHDAVAFLHLIQHSDDRNNIIVREGIRKIGIEKAKPAFSVQRFMEPILVKFFLECKEDEYMLSLIEETYCFTDHDEQQQILQLAHSIIEGEADDLPFEPLKLSRKQSILDELQTICLEEGVFSIRSFQTFRLGQYYKQLRDITEAAIDEYKMEQEYQNFIQTLRDYVTAKQPRIKKVHIVHDGSFTLWELRYVPEREKMKYIDRRFVRDHPMYIDSHLLAPLISIAPDEVVLYTDQPEHMMARTIQNVFQERMEMLPLHAFSDREIPMKHSEG, encoded by the coding sequence ATGCTTGAAATAATCTTTGAAGATGACCATGATGCAGTCGCTTTTTTACATCTGATTCAGCATTCGGACGATCGGAACAATATCATTGTCCGTGAAGGCATACGAAAAATCGGGATTGAAAAAGCGAAGCCGGCTTTCTCTGTTCAGCGTTTTATGGAGCCGATTCTGGTCAAATTTTTTTTAGAATGCAAAGAAGACGAGTATATGCTGTCGTTGATTGAGGAAACATACTGCTTCACGGACCATGATGAACAGCAGCAAATCCTTCAGCTCGCACACAGTATTATTGAGGGAGAAGCGGACGATCTTCCGTTTGAGCCCTTGAAGCTTTCACGGAAACAATCTATTTTGGATGAACTCCAAACGATTTGTTTAGAGGAAGGGGTATTTTCCATTCGTTCCTTTCAGACCTTCCGACTTGGACAATACTACAAGCAGCTGAGAGACATTACGGAAGCGGCGATAGATGAATATAAGATGGAACAGGAATATCAAAATTTTATTCAAACACTTAGAGACTATGTAACAGCCAAACAGCCGCGAATCAAAAAGGTGCACATTGTCCATGATGGTTCATTTACATTATGGGAGCTGCGCTATGTGCCGGAACGGGAAAAAATGAAATACATAGACAGGCGATTTGTCCGGGATCATCCTATGTATATTGATTCTCATTTGTTGGCGCCGCTGATTTCCATCGCGCCTGATGAAGTGGTTCTTTATACCGACCAGCCGGAGCATATGATGGCAAGAACCATTCAAAACGTATTTCAAGAGCGAATGGAAATGCTTCCGCTGCACGCTTTTTCAGACAGAGAAATACCGATGAAGCACTCGGAAGGATAG
- the coaE gene encoding dephospho-CoA kinase (Dephospho-CoA kinase (CoaE) performs the final step in coenzyme A biosynthesis.), whose translation MTLVIGLTGGIASGKSTVANMLIEKGITVIDADIIAKQAVDKGMPAYRQIIDEFGRDILLPNGDIDRKKLGALVFTNEEKRLALNAIVHPAVRQEMLKRRDEAIANREAFVVLDIPLLFESKLESLVDKIIVVSVTKELQLERLMKRNQLTEEEAVSRIRSQMPLEEKTARADQVIDNSGTLEETKQQLDDIISRWT comes from the coding sequence TTGACCTTAGTCATTGGTTTAACGGGAGGCATAGCCAGCGGCAAAAGCACGGTCGCCAATATGCTGATTGAAAAAGGAATAACAGTTATAGATGCAGATATCATTGCCAAACAAGCGGTAGATAAAGGGATGCCGGCCTACCGGCAAATCATTGACGAATTCGGCAGAGACATTCTGCTTCCAAACGGTGATATAGATCGAAAAAAACTTGGGGCACTGGTATTTACAAATGAAGAAAAGCGACTTGCCTTAAATGCAATTGTTCATCCCGCAGTCAGGCAGGAAATGCTTAAGCGCCGTGATGAAGCGATCGCAAATCGTGAGGCATTTGTTGTGTTGGATATCCCGCTTTTATTCGAAAGCAAATTGGAATCATTAGTTGATAAAATTATTGTGGTCAGTGTGACAAAGGAGCTTCAGCTGGAACGTCTGATGAAGCGAAATCAGCTGACGGAAGAAGAAGCGGTCAGCCGTATCCGCTCTCAAATGCCCCTGGAAGAAAAAACAGCAAGAGCAGATCAAGTCATCGACAACAGCGGCACGCTCGAAGAGACCAAACAGCAGCTTGATGACATCATCAGCCGTTGGACATAA
- the mutM gene encoding DNA-formamidopyrimidine glycosylase produces MPELPEVETVRRTLTGLVKGKTIKSVEIRWPNIIKRPAEPEEFARNLAGETIQSIGRRGKFLLFHLDHYVMVSHLRMEGKYGLHQAKEPDDKHVHVIFTMTDGTQLRYRDVRKFGTMHLFNPGEEAGELPLSQLGPEPDAEEFTSAYLKDRLAKTNRAVKTALLDQKTVVGLGNIYVDEALFRAGVHPETKANQLSDKTIKTLHAEIKNTLQEAIDAGGSTVRSYINSQGEIGMFQLQHFVYGKKDQPCKNCGTMISKIVVGGRGTHFCAKCQKKSR; encoded by the coding sequence GTGCCGGAATTACCAGAGGTTGAAACGGTCCGGCGCACTCTGACCGGGCTTGTAAAGGGAAAAACAATCAAATCGGTAGAGATCAGATGGCCGAATATCATCAAACGGCCTGCCGAACCGGAGGAATTTGCGCGAAATCTAGCAGGAGAAACGATACAGTCTATCGGAAGACGGGGAAAGTTTTTGCTGTTTCATTTAGATCATTATGTTATGGTTTCCCACCTGCGAATGGAAGGGAAATACGGGCTTCATCAAGCGAAGGAGCCAGACGATAAACACGTGCATGTCATATTCACGATGACAGATGGAACCCAGCTTCGTTACAGGGATGTGCGGAAGTTTGGAACCATGCACTTATTTAATCCGGGAGAGGAAGCGGGCGAGCTCCCTCTTTCTCAATTAGGGCCGGAGCCGGATGCAGAAGAATTTACGAGTGCGTATTTAAAAGACCGGCTTGCCAAAACAAACCGTGCAGTCAAAACCGCCCTGCTGGATCAAAAAACAGTTGTCGGACTCGGGAACATTTATGTGGACGAGGCTCTTTTCAGAGCGGGTGTCCATCCTGAAACAAAAGCAAATCAATTATCAGACAAGACAATCAAAACACTTCACGCTGAAATCAAAAACACCTTGCAGGAAGCGATAGACGCGGGCGGCAGCACTGTTCGCTCGTATATCAACTCCCAAGGAGAAATCGGAATGTTCCAGCTTCAGCATTTTGTATACGGAAAAAAAGACCAGCCGTGCAAAAATTGCGGAACGATGATTTCAAAAATCGTCGTTGGAGGCAGGGGCACGCATTTTTGCGCCAAGTGCCAGAAAAAAAGCAGATAA
- a CDS encoding TVP38/TMEM64 family protein: MKRKTALKWLAVLAVAGLIFWGNKRYLNVSPKEIRVWVLSFGVFAPLMFIGISIIRPLVLFPVSVISIAGGLAFGPLLGTLYTLFGSMCASAVSFFAAGLFAAKKNGHYEKLEAIQKQMEDNGFFYIFLLRILPINFDFVSYAAGLSNVKALPYFAATAAGIIPGTLALNVLGASFLAGNLPAFLLVLVLYIVFISLPFIFRKKMQNLFQESN, from the coding sequence ATGAAACGAAAAACCGCTCTTAAATGGCTGGCAGTGCTGGCCGTTGCAGGTTTAATCTTTTGGGGAAATAAAAGGTATTTGAATGTATCGCCGAAAGAGATCAGGGTATGGGTATTGTCATTCGGGGTTTTTGCACCGCTGATGTTTATCGGGATATCCATCATCAGACCTCTTGTTTTATTTCCGGTGTCTGTTATTTCTATAGCGGGCGGACTTGCGTTTGGCCCGCTTCTCGGCACGCTTTACACATTATTCGGTTCAATGTGCGCTTCTGCTGTATCATTTTTTGCGGCCGGTTTGTTTGCGGCGAAAAAGAACGGCCATTACGAAAAGCTGGAAGCCATTCAGAAGCAAATGGAGGATAACGGATTTTTTTATATTTTTCTCTTAAGAATCCTGCCGATCAATTTTGATTTCGTCAGCTATGCGGCAGGTCTTTCCAATGTCAAAGCGCTGCCGTATTTTGCGGCGACGGCAGCGGGAATCATCCCTGGGACCCTTGCGCTTAATGTGCTGGGTGCGAGCTTTTTGGCCGGCAACCTGCCCGCTTTCTTACTGGTGCTTGTTTTGTATATCGTGTTTATCTCGCTGCCGTTTATCTTCAGAAAGAAAATGCAAAATTTGTTTCAGGAATCAAATTAA
- a CDS encoding glyceraldehyde-3-phosphate dehydrogenase, with protein MKVKVAINGFGRIGRMVFRKAMLDDQIQVVAINASYSAETLAHLIKYDTIHGRYDKEVMAGEDSLIVNGKKVLLLNSRDPKQLPWREYDIDIVVEATGKFNSKDKAMGHIEAGAKKVILTAPGKNEDVTIVMGVNEDQFDAERHVIISNASCTTNCLAPVVKVLDEEFGIESGLMTTVHAYTNDQKNIDNPHKDLRRARACGESIIPTTTGAAKALSLVLPHLKGKLHGLALRVPVPNVSLVDLVVDLKTDVTAEEVNEAFKRASKTSMYGVLDYSDEPLVSADYNTNPHSAVIDGLTTMVMEDRKVKVLAWYDNEWGYSCRVVDLIRHVAARMKHPSAV; from the coding sequence ATGAAGGTAAAAGTAGCGATAAACGGGTTTGGGAGAATCGGAAGAATGGTTTTTAGAAAAGCAATGTTAGACGATCAAATTCAAGTAGTGGCCATTAATGCCAGCTATTCCGCTGAGACGCTGGCTCATTTAATAAAGTATGACACAATTCACGGCAGGTACGACAAAGAGGTTATGGCTGGTGAAGACAGCCTGATCGTGAATGGAAAGAAAGTGCTTTTGTTAAACAGCCGTGATCCAAAACAGCTGCCTTGGCGGGAATATGATATTGACATTGTCGTCGAAGCCACAGGAAAGTTTAATTCAAAAGATAAAGCGATGGGCCATATAGAAGCGGGCGCGAAAAAAGTCATTTTGACTGCTCCTGGAAAAAATGAAGACGTTACCATTGTGATGGGAGTAAACGAAGACCAATTCGACGCTGAACGCCATGTCATTATTTCAAATGCATCGTGTACGACAAACTGCCTTGCGCCTGTTGTAAAAGTGTTGGATGAAGAATTTGGCATTGAGAGCGGGCTGATGACCACAGTTCACGCGTATACGAATGACCAGAAAAATATTGATAATCCGCACAAAGATTTGCGCCGTGCGCGGGCATGCGGTGAATCCATTATTCCGACGACAACAGGAGCGGCAAAGGCGCTTTCACTTGTGCTGCCGCATCTGAAAGGAAAGCTTCACGGCCTCGCCTTGCGCGTCCCTGTTCCGAACGTCTCATTGGTCGATCTCGTTGTCGATCTGAAAACTGATGTAACGGCTGAAGAGGTAAACGAGGCATTTAAACGGGCATCCAAAACGTCGATGTACGGTGTTCTTGATTATTCAGATGAACCGCTCGTTTCGGCTGACTATAATACAAATCCGCATTCAGCGGTCATTGACGGGCTTACGACAATGGTAATGGAAGACAGAAAAGTAAAGGTGCTCGCATGGTATGACAACGAATGGGGCTACTCATGCAGAGTCGTTGATTTGATCCGCCATGTAGCGGCACGAATGAAACATCCGTCTGCTGTATAA
- the speD gene encoding adenosylmethionine decarboxylase has translation METMGRHVISELWGCDFDKLNDMDFIEKTFVNAALKSGAEVREVAFHKFAPQGVSGVVIISESHLTIHSFPEHGYASIDVYTCGDLDPNVAADYIAEALHADTRENIEIPRGMGPVQIKQAQAKVL, from the coding sequence ATGGAAACAATGGGGCGTCACGTTATCTCCGAGCTATGGGGATGCGATTTTGATAAGCTGAATGACATGGATTTTATTGAAAAAACGTTTGTAAATGCTGCTCTAAAATCAGGTGCTGAGGTGCGCGAGGTTGCATTTCACAAATTTGCACCGCAAGGCGTAAGCGGAGTTGTGATTATTTCTGAATCACACTTAACGATTCACAGTTTTCCTGAGCACGGATATGCGAGCATTGATGTTTATACTTGTGGAGACTTAGATCCTAATGTCGCTGCTGACTACATCGCAGAGGCATTACATGCTGATACAAGAGAAAACATTGAAATACCAAGAGGAATGGGGCCTGTGCAAATTAAACAGGCGCAAGCGAAAGTACTATAG
- the nrdR gene encoding transcriptional regulator NrdR — protein MKCPSCQHNGTRVLDSRPVDDGKSIRRRRECESCHYRFTTFEKVEETPLIVVKKEGVREEFSREKMLRGLIKACEKRPVPLKTLEDMCFDIEKELRNQGCSEVKSELVGEMVMDRLAKIDEVAYVRFASVYRQFKDINVFIDELKDLIKKER, from the coding sequence TTGAAATGTCCTTCATGCCAGCATAACGGAACGCGCGTCCTTGATTCACGGCCTGTGGATGACGGAAAATCGATTCGCCGAAGACGCGAGTGTGAATCCTGCCACTACCGGTTTACGACTTTTGAGAAAGTGGAGGAAACCCCTCTCATTGTCGTGAAAAAAGAAGGCGTGCGTGAGGAATTCAGCAGAGAAAAAATGCTGCGCGGCCTCATAAAAGCGTGCGAAAAAAGGCCTGTCCCGCTCAAAACGCTTGAAGACATGTGTTTTGATATTGAAAAAGAACTTCGCAATCAAGGCTGCTCCGAGGTGAAAAGCGAGCTCGTCGGAGAGATGGTGATGGACCGGCTGGCTAAGATTGATGAAGTCGCGTATGTGCGGTTCGCGTCCGTCTATCGGCAATTTAAAGATATAAACGTCTTTATCGACGAATTAAAGGATTTAATAAAGAAAGAGCGTTAA
- a CDS encoding winged helix-turn-helix transcriptional regulator codes for MEKKKYNISVEATLEVIGGKWKCVILCHLTHGKKRTSELKRLMPNITQKMLTQQLRELEADGVINRIVYNQVPPKVEYELSEYGRSLEGILDMLCDWGANHINRVYGDTFSVLEESVLNDKLKQES; via the coding sequence ATGGAGAAGAAAAAATATAACATTTCTGTTGAAGCGACTCTTGAAGTGATCGGCGGGAAATGGAAATGCGTCATTTTATGCCATCTGACGCACGGAAAAAAACGCACGAGTGAATTAAAGCGCCTGATGCCCAACATCACGCAAAAAATGCTGACTCAGCAGCTTCGTGAGCTGGAAGCGGACGGTGTCATTAACCGGATCGTGTACAATCAGGTTCCTCCCAAAGTGGAATACGAGCTCAGCGAATACGGCCGCAGCTTAGAAGGGATTTTAGACATGCTGTGTGATTGGGGAGCGAATCATATTAACAGAGTGTACGGGGATACATTTTCTGTGTTAGAAGAAAGTGTGCTCAATGATAAGTTAAAACAGGAATCATAA
- the dnaB gene encoding replication initiation membrane attachment protein DnaB: protein MADYWKDVLPVDPYVVKSRSMLQDIDRQIITQLYQPLIGPVAFSLYMTLWGELEQNRLWGGESTHRQLMGMTQSNLKAIHQEQGKLEGIGLLRVYLKESERQERLFIYELLPPLRPNEFFEDGMLNVFLYNRVGKTKYQQLKQFFTHPAISEDAKDITRPFNHAFESLQPSEWKLTSDMKETVSLAQGTEYTSVGQAPSYTITEEVFDFDLFLAGLSETMIPRKAMTQQVRDTIKKLSYLYEIDPLQMQNVVMSAIDERDVITTEALRKAASDWYQIERNGQLPDLVEKTQPVHLREGEKPAEGDSLDGKLIALLEAISPKKLLQDIADGTEPSKADLKIIEEIMFEQKLEPGVTNVLIYYVMLKTDMKLSKNYIQKIASHWARKKVKTVREAMKLAIEENRQYLEWAEGKANQPSKRNQKVVREEKIPDWMKEKETASDSESKQQKLQPQDLEEQKKKMMEEMQKLKKYSAY, encoded by the coding sequence ATGGCTGACTATTGGAAAGATGTACTGCCTGTGGATCCGTATGTGGTCAAAAGCAGATCGATGCTGCAGGATATCGACAGACAAATTATCACACAACTGTATCAGCCCTTAATCGGACCTGTTGCATTCTCTCTTTATATGACATTGTGGGGAGAGCTAGAACAAAACCGTCTGTGGGGCGGAGAATCCACACATAGACAGCTGATGGGGATGACGCAGTCCAACTTAAAAGCGATCCATCAGGAACAGGGGAAGCTCGAGGGCATCGGATTGCTGAGAGTATATTTGAAAGAATCCGAGCGGCAGGAGCGCCTCTTTATATATGAACTCCTTCCGCCGCTCAGGCCAAATGAATTTTTTGAAGACGGAATGCTGAATGTTTTTCTGTACAATAGAGTCGGAAAAACGAAATATCAGCAATTAAAACAATTTTTCACTCACCCGGCCATTTCAGAAGATGCGAAAGACATTACGCGGCCGTTTAATCATGCGTTTGAATCGCTGCAGCCGAGTGAATGGAAGCTCACATCTGATATGAAGGAAACGGTGAGTCTTGCACAGGGCACAGAATACACTTCTGTCGGGCAAGCCCCGTCCTACACCATAACGGAAGAAGTGTTTGATTTTGATTTGTTTTTAGCGGGACTTTCTGAGACGATGATTCCGAGAAAAGCGATGACCCAGCAGGTGCGGGACACAATTAAAAAGCTTTCCTATCTTTATGAAATAGACCCTTTGCAGATGCAAAATGTCGTGATGAGCGCGATTGATGAGCGTGACGTCATTACGACGGAGGCTTTAAGAAAAGCGGCCAGCGACTGGTATCAAATCGAAAGAAACGGACAGCTGCCTGACTTAGTGGAAAAGACACAGCCGGTGCATCTTCGTGAAGGCGAAAAACCGGCAGAAGGGGACTCGCTGGACGGGAAGCTGATCGCTTTGCTTGAGGCGATTTCTCCGAAAAAGCTTCTCCAAGACATTGCTGACGGAACAGAACCGTCAAAAGCTGATCTGAAAATTATAGAAGAAATTATGTTTGAACAGAAGCTCGAGCCAGGCGTTACTAATGTGTTGATTTATTATGTCATGCTGAAAACCGACATGAAACTGTCGAAAAACTATATCCAAAAAATCGCCTCGCATTGGGCGCGCAAAAAGGTAAAAACGGTCAGAGAAGCGATGAAGCTCGCGATAGAAGAAAACCGCCAATACCTTGAATGGGCTGAAGGAAAAGCAAATCAGCCTTCAAAACGAAACCAAAAAGTGGTTCGCGAAGAAAAAATTCCTGATTGGATGAAAGAAAAGGAGACAGCGTCCGATTCAGAATCCAAACAGCAGAAGCTGCAGCCGCAGGATTTAGAAGAACAGAAGAAAAAGATGATGGAAGAAATGCAAAAACTGAAAAAATACTCTGCCTATTAA
- the dnaI gene encoding primosomal protein DnaI, with product MEPIGRSLQGVTGRPDFQKRLEQMKEKVMKDQDVQAFLKDNEEIIDQQMIEKSLNKLYEYIGQSKNCSYCSEDENCNNLLEGYHPKLVVNGRSIDIEYYECPVKRKLDQQKKQKSLMKSMYIQQDLLGATFQQVDISDPSRLAMFQHVTDFLKSYNETGKGKGLYLYGKFGVGKTFMLAAIANELAEKEYSSMIVYVPEFVRELKNSLQDHSLEEKLNMVKTTPVLMLDDIGAESMTSWVRDEVIGTVLQHRMSQQLPTFFSSNFSPDELKHHFTYSQRGEKEEVKAARLMERILYLAAPIRLDGENRRHP from the coding sequence ATGGAACCAATCGGCCGTTCCCTGCAGGGCGTTACCGGCAGACCGGATTTCCAAAAACGCCTTGAACAAATGAAGGAAAAAGTCATGAAGGATCAAGATGTTCAGGCATTTTTGAAGGATAACGAAGAAATAATTGACCAACAAATGATCGAAAAGAGCTTAAATAAGCTTTATGAATATATCGGGCAAAGCAAGAATTGCTCCTATTGTTCGGAAGATGAAAATTGCAATAATCTGTTGGAGGGCTACCATCCGAAGCTTGTTGTCAATGGCCGGTCTATTGATATCGAGTATTATGAATGTCCTGTCAAACGGAAGCTCGACCAGCAGAAAAAACAAAAGTCTCTTATGAAAAGCATGTATATCCAGCAGGATCTTCTCGGAGCGACATTCCAGCAGGTTGATATCAGCGATCCGAGCAGGCTCGCGATGTTCCAGCATGTTACAGATTTTCTCAAAAGCTATAATGAGACGGGAAAAGGGAAAGGACTGTACTTATACGGGAAATTCGGGGTAGGAAAAACGTTTATGCTCGCTGCAATTGCCAATGAGCTGGCGGAAAAAGAGTATTCCTCCATGATCGTCTATGTGCCCGAATTTGTGAGAGAGCTCAAGAATTCGCTTCAAGACCATTCATTGGAAGAGAAGCTCAATATGGTCAAAACAACACCTGTATTGATGCTTGATGACATCGGAGCGGAATCAATGACGAGCTGGGTAAGGGATGAAGTCATCGGAACGGTGCTTCAGCACAGAATGTCCCAGCAGCTGCCGACTTTCTTTTCTTCTAATTTCTCACCTGACGAACTGAAGCATCATTTCACGTATTCGCAAAGGGGAGAAAAGGAAGAAGTAAAAGCGGCGAGATTAATGGAGCGGATATTATATTTGGCTGCTCCGATCCGCCTTGACGGAGAAAACCGCCGCCATCCGTAA
- a CDS encoding MFS transporter: MAYSAEFQSYNTSQRRNMMTSANKSSIPALLALAVSAFAIGTTEFISVGLLPLISDDLHIPVTTAGLTVSLYALGVTFGAPILTSLTSSMSRKTLLLWIMFIFIAGNTMAATASSIGILLAARVISAFSHGVFMSIGSTIAADIVPENKRASAISIMFTGLTVATVTGVPFGTFIGQQFGWRFAFMVIIAVGIIAFITNGILVPSKLRKGTKTTMRDQLKLVTNGRLLLLFVITALGYGGTFVVFTYLSPLLQEVTGFKAGTVAVILLGYGIAIAIGNMIGGKLSNRNPIAALFYMFIVQAIVLFVLTFTAPFQIAGLITILCMGLLAFMNVPGLQVYVVMLAERFVPSAVDVASAMNIAAFNAGIALGSYLGGVITDSIGLIHTAWIGGLMVVGAVILTGWSRLMENRDRQEA, from the coding sequence ATAGCTTACTCGGCAGAATTTCAATCATACAACACATCACAAAGGAGGAACATGATGACTTCAGCCAACAAAAGCAGCATTCCTGCACTCCTGGCTTTGGCCGTAAGTGCGTTCGCCATAGGGACAACCGAATTTATCAGCGTCGGCCTTTTGCCGCTGATTTCTGATGACCTGCACATTCCGGTCACAACGGCGGGATTGACCGTTTCCCTATACGCGCTTGGTGTTACATTCGGTGCGCCTATATTAACTTCATTGACTTCAAGCATGTCACGAAAGACACTATTGCTTTGGATCATGTTTATTTTTATTGCCGGGAATACGATGGCCGCTACCGCTTCAAGCATCGGGATTTTATTAGCAGCACGTGTGATATCCGCTTTTTCACACGGTGTGTTTATGTCGATCGGTTCGACGATCGCAGCGGATATTGTCCCTGAGAATAAAAGGGCCAGCGCGATTTCGATTATGTTTACAGGCCTCACTGTGGCAACTGTTACCGGAGTTCCTTTCGGGACGTTCATCGGCCAGCAATTCGGCTGGCGTTTTGCCTTTATGGTCATTATCGCAGTCGGAATCATCGCTTTCATTACAAATGGCATTCTTGTCCCATCCAAATTACGAAAAGGGACGAAAACAACAATGCGGGATCAATTGAAGCTTGTGACAAACGGCCGGTTATTGCTTTTATTTGTCATTACAGCGCTTGGATACGGAGGAACATTCGTTGTTTTCACGTATCTGTCTCCCCTGCTTCAGGAAGTAACAGGCTTCAAAGCCGGAACTGTGGCAGTAATCCTGCTCGGATATGGAATTGCTATCGCAATCGGCAATATGATTGGCGGAAAGCTGTCAAACCGAAATCCGATTGCAGCTTTATTCTATATGTTTATTGTACAGGCAATTGTTCTGTTTGTACTCACATTTACGGCTCCATTTCAAATAGCAGGACTGATCACCATTCTCTGTATGGGCTTGCTGGCCTTTATGAATGTGCCGGGCCTTCAGGTGTATGTCGTCATGCTTGCTGAGCGTTTTGTCCCGAGTGCAGTTGATGTCGCATCCGCGATGAATATCGCTGCCTTTAATGCAGGGATTGCGCTTGGCTCCTATCTTGGAGGTGTGATCACCGATTCAATCGGTCTGATTCACACCGCTTGGATAGGCGGATTAATGGTAGTCGGCGCAGTTATCTTAACAGGCTGGAGCCGCTTGATGGAAAATCGGGATCGGCAGGAAGCCTGA